The Porites lutea chromosome 7, jaPorLute2.1, whole genome shotgun sequence genome includes the window CTATTTTGAAGAGCACGTTTAGAGCTCCGTTTTGCTGACTGAATTGTAGGAATAAAAGATATTCTAGACTAGCGCCAAAaccattttaaaaatacatgtgAAATGGTCGGTGAAAACGGCGTTACACGAGAAAATGACAGTTACTCGCTTGGGCCGGGTTATGGGTTCCTTATTCTACCTGTCCATGACACCACCGGAATCCCCACTCCTCCCCCTGTTAGGGGCTAGCGAGTCCAGCTCATCAAAGAAGATCACACATGGTCGAGCACTCTGCGCGCGCGTGAACACTTCACGGACGTTTTGTTCACTCTGACCCACGTACATGTTGATAAGCTCTGGTCCCTTTACACtgacataaaattaaaaaaaactgcgtTTTACGCTTCAGTACACGACAAAACGTGCtagttaaaagttttatttagtCATAGTGCACCGCATTatcttattttaagatttacttcACAGGATCACAGTCAGAAATCTGACAACAGAATAAGACGTCTTTCAACCCTTATACGCATGCGTACTCTCCACAATCTTCTGCATACACTGTACATTTCTTATAAACCTGATGGGCAGAATTTATTTATCAATCAAGATCCTTTTTCACTTCCTGATCTTATATCTGCTATGTTTGATCTTTGATGAAACAGTGTCGTTGTGTCGTAATAAAAATCTTTAGTTACCAATCACCATGAGGAGTTAAGGTAAAAATGCATTTACCGCCTTCTTTTAAATTGGAAAGCGTGcgtaaaaaaacaatttcataAATTTCTTACAGAGTATGCACGTTAATCAAAATGAAGCTCCTTCATTTTGCTTAGCCAAGCAGGACTATGTTGCTTTTGAAGATTAGCAAATCTCTGACAAAATTTTGAAGGAATTCAAAATAGCATCTGCACTTGTGAAAAATgctgcgtaaaaaaaaaaaacagtagatAAACAGAATTCCTAGTGTATATGTGGGTCCCGAAATAAGTACAACTTTCTTTACCAGCTGTATAATCTATCGATCAcaggaagaaacaaacaaacaaacaaaacaaaaaaacacaaggaAATGTACACATTGCAGACCTATAATTTTTAACGAGTGGATACCTGAGAAAGTTCAATGAACATTCTGTAGCAACTGCTTTGGCCAGCAAAGTTTTCCCAGTTCCAGGTGGTCCATACAACAAAACACCTGTAAAAACAATTCACTTGTCAAGTAAAGCAGCCAATCTATTTTCAGAGTCGTGAAAAAATAGATCAGACTATGACAGTCCTGTTCCTTGGTCATCTCAGACAACTGAAATCTACAACAACCTTAAATATTCGCAGGAAAccaattattattcattcaaaatatttctctacttctgattggcttaaattcCATGGCAAATTCTTCATAAACAGCTtgtgttgaccaaatttggaagacgttcATGAGATGTGGAAAATGATGTCAATAGGGCAGCATAAATGCCACAAAAAATAGATGACACCTGAGAATCCTTAAGACagggttgagttgttttggtagagtGTACAAAATGGCAGAACATTTCACACATTTTGCGAGAAGAAAAGGCGGAACTACTGCCTGTAAACATAGCAAGAGCAACAAGAATGCAACTCGACAGATGACTTTCTTAGAGAATATCTGCCACGCTAAACATCCCTTATTTTCTGAACTTtctgagaaacaagcaaatGAAGAGGGGAGCTTAACATCAATCCAGATAGGCATCTTTTAGCTtgattttaaagcacaaaatattttgaataaagaataaaaaaaatatctacCTGATCTCCTTAGCCCAGCAGCAAACAGTTCAGGATGCTGCAGAGGTAGCTGGACTGTGTCCAAAATTGCAGCCTTCACTTCAGCTAAGCCTCCAACATCCTCCCATTTAACACTTGGAATCTTGGGAGCTCCAATGGCATCTGACATTGAAGACTGGAGAACTTCCAGCGAATCCTCAAAATCCTGATTGCAAAGTTTGATGCCCATTGAACTAAGCTCTTGCTCCTGTTGCCATGGAAACCAAGTCTGGCCACAGTTTTCTGCTGTACTGTACCCATTCAACAAGCGCTGCGTAGCAGCTCTTGAGGCATAACTAAAGAGTGCAACGAAATCTGCCAGCACTAATCCTGCTGTTCTTTTGGCCAGCTGCTCAAATGACACATCATTCCCAACACAAGCCATGCCCCCCAATCCACACAGCATGTCATATCGTTCACTCTCAGTGGGTGCCTCAAGTTTCACTTCATGAAGGAAACAAGAATAcatgtcagaagtgatgtcattTGGCAAAGATGAAGTTGCTATGACAACTACTGGCCAATCAGTGTTGTCCTTAAGGTTGTTGACGCAGTTCATCAAAGTGGCAGCTATCCTTGGTTCATCCTCATTTCCCTCTCTGTCTTTTCCAAGAGCATGGATGTTTTGTAACAGCATGATACAGGGAGAACTTAGAATGGCTACAGAAGGAGGAAAAAAAGATCAGCCTCAATTTATACAAAGTTTATTATCactaaaaattattaattattgaatgtgttaataataataataataataataataatatacaggGTTTATAGAGCGCTAATTCCCAATGGTccaaaagcgctttacataaaaaaaaaaataaaataaaataaataacaacaaaatcctaaacctACAAAACTACATTGTCATTCTATAAAAATTCCCAATGGTTATACCTGTTCTTTCCCATAAAAGcatgttcattttctttttgttttttcttttctagagACTGCAAACAAgactgtacatgtacactgtagtaTAACACGGCTTCTGCATGGCCTGCTCAAGTGACCCTGGCATTACGACTGCACTAATTATGGAGACTTTaataagaagaaaacaaaacaagggaaaaaaaggcAGCATAGAGACCTTTCTGGAAGAGGTTCTTCAACCTTGCCTCTGTGGCAGCTACTGACTCTCCAATCAGTTCATAGCAACTGACTCCCAAGAAATGCATGTTTAACTTTCTGCTTGTTGCTCTAGCAACTGTCCTTTTACCCGCTCCAGGGGGACCAGACAGAAGAATCCCAAATGGAAAAAGAGGTTTTTTGTCactgaaaaatataacaaaacaagaaacgttTTGTTAATTCATCATGTTTGATTAACAGATAACATTACTTGATCTAAGGACATGCATAGCATTGTCATAAAACAAAGAGGTAATGACTACAGCTGTAGTTTTTCTTTACCACAGATGAATGGAAAAATAGTGAAGCTCATACAAATCACTTAGCTCTTTGATTCATACTAGTAATTTGAACATTATGGTACATTTACGAAATAATAAGGAGCTTAAGCAGTGATGTTCTTGAGTGAAGAACTTTAACCGGAAGTAAGGCCTTTTGTCGTTTAATATGCCTTGATGTTaccatattaattttgttttgccaTGTTTCTTTACTCTAATAcagacaatttgccccaaaattttgacaaaaacattgcccaagaataaaaaaaagtccacttccggttgacgcgcACCGCTCAAAAGCACCGTTGCATAAGCTCCCCAATGTCTCAGACTTAATCCATAATGAGTGTAATGCTGTTGGTTTTGTAATACAGTGTATATgatgtggttcaattttatccttggttcaaattttattttcctttgttttaaacagtctcattatcatacattaccataccccaaaacaaagggaagtaaaatttgaaccaaggataaaattgaaccacaacatatacaatagacattgataatatttttgtacacaaaattgTTTACCTTGAATGCAAGTAGGGCTTCACAAGATGCTCTAATATATCTGTATAAGTTCTTAATCCTGCAGGGCCTATTTGCTCCCAGTAACTTGGTCTTAAATCATAAGAAAGCTTTCCCTGGCCAATTGATGATGTCAAGGAGGATGGTACATAACTGTGCACAGAACCTCTCTGTCAAAAAAATAAGgtggaaaataaaaacatgaatACAAACTTCTCGCAGTGGTAATTGAAAGTAATACACAAAGCAGAGTATCCtaattcaaaacaattctttcCTTGGCACCTGCAATGATCTTTCTTGTTTGTAAAGGTTGAATTATTGATGATATGCATTTACTTACTTGATACAAAGACGTGTGCTCAACATCAACAAAACAGGAATTGGCTTCACTGCTCCCACAGACAAGGCGTGTCACTTTAAAGTAAACAACAAGATCCCTCTGCCACTGATCATCACCTGTACTAGCCATCTTCTGAGCATCAGTGTTTCTTTGCCAATCATGATAAACAAAGAACACATCTCCTACAGTTCGGATCCTTGGCACTTTGAAATATGACATCAGTGCACCATCAAATGACTCTCCAACTTTGTAATAAGGTGAGTGTATCAGGGCAATGTGAGCTTCTGTGGCAAATGGTGGTTTTCCACTTGTGCTTTCAGTATTTGATTCTCCATTGGCAAGAGCTGTTGCATTGAAGTTTGGAGAAATGTAAACAGGGCGATGATCACTCACATTTGGTGTGATTTTaccaaacaaattaaagtacaGTAATGGTGCTATATACAAAACTCCATCTTTAACTTCATCACTGTCTATTAACGAGGAAATGTTTGCAGTGGACTTATCATCAACAGCCACAAGTTGAACAAGATGATACTTGATCTTTGTGTAAAATCTTTCATCACAATATTTTTGCCCGCTGATAGTCGTTGATTCTGAGACTTGTCCCTCTTGCTTATCAttcacatgtacatgtaaatctGTCGAATCCCTGTAAATTTTGACCCAACTGCCATTGAACCAACACAAGTCAATCAAAGTTTCCACTGACACATAGACCCTACTGGGTACACCTTGACACAAatctaaataatttattttatcacTATTAAAGACGCTCACTCTGAACTGATGTGTTTCGTCCTGACTTGTTTTCTGATTACGCTGATCATGATCACACAGTTGACCTTGGGTTATAAGGTTGCGAGTGAAGTCAGAGACAAGAAAGGTTTCAAGAGAATCAGAGAATAATACCAAAGACTCTTTTTCGCTGATTTTAGAGGCAGGTTGAATTTTAGTCTTTTCCAGCTTTGTGATGACGAGACATGTTTCTGATGTGACGCAGCCCTGTAACACTGGGTCATTCTGTAGTATTAATACTTCAGAACCTTCTTCCTTGTCGCCAGTTACTTGCTCATTATGAAGATAGAGGATATCCTTTTCCCTTACTGTTATAGGACCTGATGACAAACTTTTAAGTAGAAACGATGCTACGGACGACTGCGCCCTCAAATATGTCTCCTCTGAAGAAACCCCGACTACAACCCTTTGCAACGGAATTGGATTCACTTTTTTTACCCAGACAGTTTTACCAACATATAAATCACGACTTTTAAGCACGTTCTCCGAAAGGAAGACCTTTAGATTTCCTCCAGATTGTTGAACTTCTTTATCTGATGACCGGACGTTCAATATTAGATCTCCCTGTGGGTCGAAACCTTCCAAAGACGTTTTTACCGCTACCGCAAATCTTTCCCCTGGAGAGTTAACAAAAGTGGAGTCGCTATCACTTGTAGAGATTATGCCTTCAGTGAACAGGAGATTAGAGGATCGTAAAGTGTTGCAATCCTTGCGTGAAAGCTTGCAAATTGTGCCTCTTCGATAGGCTTCGTCGGCCATGTTTCCCTCCTATGTGGCCTGGCCTTGCCATACAGCCTGGCCTTTTGACCGGCTGACTAAAAAGCCAGGTTACGTTGCTGGTATGtctttttttgggaaaacccTCGTACGGTCGTAGATGTACATGTGTACGGTATTTTAAATTGGACATCAAACGTTAATTTTAATATgaacatgtttttgttttcacgatGCTTTGGTATTTTACAAATATTACAAAGATAATGATGTAGAGTCTTCAAGCATTCGCATACAACTTTCAGCTTACGTAACTCTCGTAGACACTACAATCTACAGCGAGTAACAATATGTCCGGAAAGGAGTCACATGAAAGCTTAGAAGGACAAGAAATTACCGAGCCTCTTCTACAAGAAAACCCCAATAGATTCGTTCTTTTTCCGTTAAAGTTTCCCGACATATGGGAATTTTACAAGAAATCAGTTGCCTCCTTCTGGACCGTGGAAGAAGTCGATTTGGAGAATGACTTGTTGGACTGGGAAAAACTTAACTCTCGTGAAAAGCAGTTTATTTCTCATGTTTTGGCTTTCTTTGCTGCCAGTGACGGAATAGTTGGCGAAAACTTAGTAGAAAGATTTTATCAAGAAGTGCAAATCCCTGAAGCGAGATGTTTTTATGGCTTTCAAATTGCAATGGAGAACATTCACTCCGAGATGTATTGTCTTTTGATTGACACTTTCATACGAGAACCCGAGGAAAAACAGAAGCTTTTTAATGCCATTGAAACTTTTCCCTGTGTCAAGCAAAAAGCGCAGTGGGCTTTTAAATGGATGGATAAAAATGGAAATGCCTCTTTTGGAGAAAGACTTGTTGCTTTCGCGGCCGTGGAGGGGATTTTCTTCTCAGGAGCATTTGCGTCAATTTTTTGGCTTAAGAAAAGGGGTTTGTTGCCAGGGCTTACATTTTCTAATGAGCTCATCTCAAGAGATGAAGGCCTTCAT containing:
- the LOC140944951 gene encoding peroxisomal ATPase PEX6-like, coding for MADEAYRRGTICKLSRKDCNTLRSSNLLFTEGIISTSDSDSTFVNSPGERFAVAVKTSLEGFDPQGDLILNVRSSDKEVQQSGGNLKVFLSENVLKSRDLYVGKTVWVKKVNPIPLQRVVVGVSSEETYLRAQSSVASFLLKSLSSGPITVREKDILYLHNEQVTGDKEEGSEVLILQNDPVLQGCVTSETCLVITKLEKTKIQPASKISEKESLVLFSDSLETFLVSDFTRNLITQGQLCDHDQRNQKTSQDETHQFRVSVFNSDKINYLDLCQGVPSRVYVSVETLIDLCWFNGSWVKIYRDSTDLHVHVNDKQEGQVSESTTISGQKYCDERFYTKIKYHLVQLVAVDDKSTANISSLIDSDEVKDGVLYIAPLLYFNLFGKITPNVSDHRPVYISPNFNATALANGESNTESTSGKPPFATEAHIALIHSPYYKVGESFDGALMSYFKVPRIRTVGDVFFVYHDWQRNTDAQKMASTGDDQWQRDLVVYFKVTRLVCGSSEANSCFVDVEHTSLYQRGSVHSYVPSSLTSSIGQGKLSYDLRPSYWEQIGPAGLRTYTDILEHLVKPYLHSSDKKPLFPFGILLSGPPGAGKRTVARATSRKLNMHFLGVSCYELIGESVAATEARLKNLFQKAILSSPCIMLLQNIHALGKDREGNEDEPRIAATLMNCVNNLKDNTDWPVVVIATSSLPNDITSDMYSCFLHEVKLEAPTESERYDMLCGLGGMACVGNDVSFEQLAKRTAGLVLADFVALFSYASRAATQRLLNGYSTAENCGQTWFPWQQEQELSSMGIKLCNQDFEDSLEVLQSSMSDAIGAPKIPSVKWEDVGGLAEVKAAILDTVQLPLQHPELFAAGLRRSGVLLYGPPGTGKTLLAKAVATECSLNFLSVKGPELINMYVGQSEQNVREVFTRAQSARPCVIFFDELDSLAPNRGRSGDSGGVMDRVVSQLLAELDGLHKACDVFVIGATNRPDLLDPALLRPGRFDKLLYLGVSEDRESQLNILRALTRKFCLDPDLRLEKVASLCPANLTGADFYALCSDAMLQSVKRKIEILEQGNSSPHDCGEIQVTEADFQKALDALVPSVSLQELKRYKDLQNQFTMDNSHNTKK
- the LOC140944950 gene encoding ribonucleoside-diphosphate reductase subunit M2-like, with protein sequence MSGKESHESLEGQEITEPLLQENPNRFVLFPLKFPDIWEFYKKSVASFWTVEEVDLENDLLDWEKLNSREKQFISHVLAFFAASDGIVGENLVERFYQEVQIPEARCFYGFQIAMENIHSEMYCLLIDTFIREPEEKQKLFNAIETFPCVKQKAQWAFKWMDKNGNASFGERLVAFAAVEGIFFSGAFASIFWLKKRGLLPGLTFSNELISRDEGLHCDFACLLFSHLRQKPSRDRVNEIICEAVAIEKDFWTGALPCHLLGINCNLMGKYIEFVADHLLVELGFEKSYNADNPFPFMENISLEGKANFFERRVAEYQRNGVMNEKWENFVFTTDAEF